The stretch of DNA GGGGCATTTACCGGCGCAGCAACACGGCGTATTGGTAAGTTCGAAGAAGCTAATAACGGCACATTACTGCTTGATGAAATCAGCGAAATGGATGCGCGCTTGCAGGCAAAGCTGTTGCGGGCCATTCAAGAAAAGGAAATAGACCGTGTAGGTGGCAGTAAGCCTGTGCAGGTGAATATCAGAATCTTAGCCACCAGCAACCGTGATCTTCAAAAAGAAGTGGCAAAAGGTACGTTCCGTGAAGATTTATTTTTCCGTTTGAATGTTATCAGCCTCATGCTTCCACCATTAAGGGATCGAGTGGAGGAAATTAAGCCATTGGCTGAGATGTTTATCGCAAAGTATTCTAAAGCCAACGGAATGCCGCCGCGATCAATGTCGGATGCTGCATTAGAAAAATTGCAATCGCATAGCTGGTCTGGCAATGTAAGAGAGTTGGAAAACATCTGTCACCGCGCTGTACTAATGGCCAGTGGTAATAAAATTGATGCAGATGCTATTATATTGCCCAGTATCACAGGCGGTTTTTCACCGCGTCCGGTTATGGCCGCAACAGAAGAACCGCCAGCAGCTACTCGCGCTTCTGATGCGCCGGAGGTAGCAAAAACCACCTCTGAAGAAGCTTCGCAACCTTCTACGGCAAGCGCTCAGAAGAATCTTATTGGCCGTACCGTTGCAAGCGTAGAAAAAGAGCTTATCATCGAAACGCTGGATC from Alphaproteobacteria bacterium encodes:
- a CDS encoding sigma-54 dependent transcriptional regulator; its protein translation is MRLLIIGKLNGQLGAASKIARDRGAKVTNVDDVDTALDHLRAGRGADLVMIDVECDIRRFIESLENERIFTPVVACGIEADSRKAVEAIKAGAKEYIPLPPDEELISAVLEAITEESHSLIYSSPQMQQVVSMAEKIAPSDASVLITGESGTGKEVIARHIHRKSKRNNGNFISVNCAAIPENLLESELFGHEKGAFTGAATRRIGKFEEANNGTLLLDEISEMDARLQAKLLRAIQEKEIDRVGGSKPVQVNIRILATSNRDLQKEVAKGTFREDLFFRLNVISLMLPPLRDRVEEIKPLAEMFIAKYSKANGMPPRSMSDAALEKLQSHSWSGNVRELENICHRAVLMASGNKIDADAIILPSITGGFSPRPVMAATEEPPAATRASDAPEVAKTTSEEASQPSTASAQKNLIGRTVASVEKELIIETLDHCLGNRTHAANILGISIRTLRNKIKLYSEDGTEITPPTHEEAGN